A single genomic interval of Demequina sp. NBRC 110054 harbors:
- a CDS encoding LppM family (lipo)protein encodes MHVLPRVSRPRRLRTWVAAGAMMLALAGCVRVDSATELRADDTFDQHLVIALAPDIGDQLGSGLASGLGEGLGDLGEELDDQDDASGDDAMEGFSLDSLDPSALYDELAGSDELAALEDAYPGQVDLAPYDDGELVGVELTLTDLPLEVFDEANATAGAGVGLSGTIEHTDGEFVVTIPADEARDASSLGLTAANMALLGNAVEVSVSFTFPGLVTEAPEGTAEGRTATLTLENLLDPDEIRIVASDRSQIYWTPILTWGGIVLAAIVIIGGATFLVLQDVRARRRTSLPEPDANHESRIGTLGPEDPPAAPNDGPAQEDTPER; translated from the coding sequence ATGCATGTTCTCCCACGGGTGTCCCGGCCGCGTCGTCTCCGCACATGGGTGGCGGCCGGCGCGATGATGCTCGCGCTCGCCGGGTGCGTGCGCGTCGACTCCGCGACCGAGCTGCGCGCGGACGACACCTTCGATCAGCACCTCGTGATCGCGCTCGCCCCTGACATCGGGGACCAGCTCGGGTCGGGGCTCGCCTCGGGGCTGGGCGAGGGCCTCGGCGACCTCGGCGAGGAGCTTGACGACCAGGACGACGCGTCCGGCGACGACGCGATGGAGGGCTTCTCCCTCGACTCCCTGGACCCGTCCGCGCTCTACGACGAGCTCGCGGGCAGCGACGAGCTCGCGGCGCTCGAGGACGCGTACCCCGGTCAGGTCGACCTCGCCCCCTACGACGACGGCGAGCTCGTCGGCGTCGAGCTCACCCTCACCGACCTGCCGCTCGAGGTGTTCGACGAGGCCAACGCAACGGCGGGAGCCGGGGTCGGCCTGTCCGGCACCATCGAGCACACCGACGGCGAGTTCGTGGTGACCATCCCCGCCGACGAGGCCCGCGACGCCTCGTCCCTGGGGCTCACCGCCGCGAACATGGCCCTGCTGGGCAACGCGGTCGAGGTCTCGGTGAGCTTCACGTTCCCCGGCCTCGTGACCGAGGCCCCTGAGGGCACGGCCGAGGGGCGCACCGCGACCCTCACGCTCGAGAACCTGCTCGACCCCGACGAGATCCGCATCGTCGCCTCCGACCGGAGCCAGATCTACTGGACGCCCATCCTGACCTGGGGCGGCATCGTCCTGGCGGCGATCGTGATCATCGGCGGCGCGACCTTCCTCGTGCTCCAGGACGTCCGCGCGCGGCGCCGCACGAGCCTTCCCGAACCGGACGCGAACCACGAGAGCCGCATCGGCACGCTCGGGCCAGAGGACCCCCCGGCGGCACCGAACGACGGCCCGGCGCAGGAGGACACCCCCGAGAGGTGA
- a CDS encoding MFS transporter, whose protein sequence is MLTTYRSLLAHPGALAFALAGLLSRFPTSMLNLSVILLIEGTYGSWEMSGRVAAVGVIAWAAQSVPTARWVDRVGQRKAMWPLTAISVVGAAIVLVTALMRGPEPILWIGVILASLSGPLGSLTRARWSHLLKTDDEIHSAFSLEGALDEILFILGPTLVTILATTVHPAAGILVAVTALLVGMTWLLSQTSTEPPARGAAGTTGLGLKVPAAVAAISVLTIGVGVTFGAVDITTVAFAEDVGYAAIGGLVLGVLSAGSFTGGLLYGARRWRTPLWARVVAVSVLFAIGFAALGQMPSLWAYAAIGFFAGATVAPLLASADTVVQRVVSQEQLTEGMAWVRIGMGAGVALGAWIAGRGIDVSGHTAGMDVMTWAAASVAVLALAVAWWIRRDTLPARPAAIEEEKAPDEYVDGPPLPPGV, encoded by the coding sequence GTGCTCACCACGTATCGCTCGCTGCTCGCCCACCCGGGCGCGCTCGCCTTCGCCCTCGCCGGGCTGCTGTCCCGCTTCCCGACGTCGATGCTCAACCTCTCCGTCATCCTGCTCATCGAGGGCACGTACGGCAGCTGGGAGATGTCGGGCCGCGTCGCCGCGGTCGGCGTGATCGCGTGGGCCGCGCAGTCGGTGCCGACTGCGCGCTGGGTGGACCGCGTGGGCCAGCGCAAGGCGATGTGGCCGCTCACTGCGATCTCCGTGGTGGGCGCGGCGATCGTCCTGGTCACAGCGCTCATGCGCGGCCCCGAGCCGATCCTGTGGATCGGGGTGATCCTCGCGTCGCTGTCGGGCCCGCTCGGCTCGCTCACGCGCGCCCGCTGGTCGCACCTGCTCAAGACGGACGACGAGATCCACTCCGCCTTCTCGCTCGAGGGCGCGCTCGACGAGATCCTGTTCATCCTGGGTCCGACACTCGTGACGATCCTCGCGACGACGGTCCACCCTGCGGCGGGCATCCTCGTCGCCGTGACCGCCCTCCTCGTCGGCATGACGTGGCTGCTCTCCCAGACCTCGACCGAGCCGCCCGCGCGCGGCGCCGCGGGCACGACGGGGCTCGGGCTCAAGGTGCCAGCGGCCGTCGCCGCGATCTCGGTGCTGACGATCGGCGTCGGCGTGACGTTCGGCGCGGTGGACATCACGACCGTCGCCTTCGCTGAGGACGTGGGCTATGCCGCGATCGGCGGCCTCGTGCTCGGCGTGCTCTCCGCCGGATCCTTTACCGGCGGCCTGCTCTACGGCGCGCGCCGCTGGCGCACGCCGCTGTGGGCGCGCGTCGTGGCGGTCAGCGTGCTGTTCGCGATCGGCTTCGCCGCGCTTGGTCAGATGCCCTCGCTGTGGGCGTACGCCGCGATCGGCTTCTTCGCGGGCGCGACGGTGGCGCCCCTGCTCGCCTCGGCCGACACCGTCGTCCAGCGCGTCGTGTCGCAGGAGCAGCTCACCGAGGGCATGGCGTGGGTGCGCATCGGCATGGGTGCGGGCGTCGCGCTCGGCGCGTGGATCGCGGGCCGCGGGATCGACGTCTCGGGCCACACGGCCGGCATGGACGTCATGACGTGGGCGGCCGCCTCGGTGGCCGTGCTCGCGCTTGCGGTGGCGTGGTGGATCCGCCGGGACACACTTCCCGCGCGTCCGGCGGCGATCGAGGAGGAGAAGGCGCCCGACGAGTACGTCGACGGGCCGCCCCTGCCGCCCGGCGTCTGA
- a CDS encoding LppM family (lipo)protein: MNATLTRAGKAIAVALFATLALTGCIKVDFELVLQPDDTVDGSITYAIAEGSGDLMSDDETTYSDEELLESLFGDIDASEYANGVLSDFTEDDWVGKTITFEGEDLAGFSLEDDTEGVAITREGDEFVVSGPYSSSEDDMTEGMDGAEMTMSITFPGEITETNGELSEDKHTVTWDLLDPPESLEARGGATEGSDFPMWMIFVAIAVVAVVAVAVVVLVLVNRSGKKKAVEAAAADEATAMEPAEPAAPSMLPEGGSEEEATDVAETVVIPDVEDEPFEPVRKGDDAVAEESSATESTDDAVADDAVADEPAEAEAVAVEEAAAEESEADATTTEVLPTSDEDEAPAADEDGDEKKD; the protein is encoded by the coding sequence ATGAACGCGACACTCACGCGCGCAGGGAAGGCCATCGCGGTCGCCCTGTTCGCCACGCTTGCACTGACCGGCTGCATCAAGGTCGACTTCGAGCTGGTCCTCCAGCCCGACGACACCGTGGATGGCAGCATCACCTACGCGATCGCCGAGGGCTCGGGCGACCTCATGTCGGACGACGAGACGACGTACTCCGACGAGGAGCTCCTCGAGAGCCTGTTCGGCGACATCGACGCGTCGGAGTACGCCAACGGCGTGCTGAGCGACTTCACGGAGGACGACTGGGTCGGCAAGACCATCACGTTCGAGGGCGAGGACCTCGCGGGCTTCTCGCTCGAGGACGACACCGAGGGCGTGGCGATCACGCGCGAGGGCGACGAGTTCGTCGTCTCCGGCCCGTACTCCTCGAGCGAGGACGACATGACCGAGGGCATGGACGGCGCCGAGATGACGATGTCCATCACGTTCCCCGGCGAGATCACCGAGACCAACGGCGAGCTCAGCGAGGACAAGCACACGGTCACGTGGGACCTGCTGGACCCGCCGGAGTCGCTCGAGGCTCGCGGTGGCGCGACCGAGGGCTCCGACTTCCCGATGTGGATGATCTTCGTCGCGATCGCGGTCGTGGCCGTCGTGGCTGTCGCCGTCGTCGTGCTCGTGCTCGTCAACCGCTCGGGCAAGAAGAAGGCCGTCGAGGCCGCGGCCGCCGACGAGGCCACCGCCATGGAGCCCGCGGAGCCCGCCGCGCCGTCGATGCTGCCCGAGGGCGGATCCGAGGAGGAGGCCACCGATGTGGCCGAGACCGTCGTGATCCCCGACGTCGAGGACGAGCCGTTCGAGCCCGTGCGCAAGGGGGACGATGCCGTGGCTGAGGAGTCGTCGGCGACGGAGTCCACGGACGATGCGGTCGCGGACGATGCCGTCGCGGACGAGCCGGCGGAGGCCGAGGCAGTCGCGGTTGAGGAGGCTGCGGCCGAGGAGTCCGAGGCCGACGCCACGACGACCGAGGTCCTTCCCACGAGCGACGAGGACGAGGCCCCCGCGGCCGACGAGGACGGCGACGAGAAGAAGGACTGA
- a CDS encoding RNA polymerase sigma factor, whose translation MSWQDEATQLLTERYGALVGYARLVCTDPSEAEDAVQEAMIAVFGRARTFPNLRAAEGYVKRAIVTRTIDRARSRKRESERTLLMREIDLSAGPEQLAVDSVSVAEALQALTPRERACVVLRYVEQLTTAETAHQLGLGEGSVKRYVHDGSKKLSSLLGVEAMPPEWSGVATGGGVGRG comes from the coding sequence GTGAGCTGGCAGGACGAGGCGACGCAGCTGCTGACTGAGCGCTACGGAGCATTGGTCGGCTACGCGCGACTTGTGTGCACGGATCCTTCGGAAGCGGAGGACGCGGTGCAGGAGGCGATGATCGCGGTGTTCGGCCGCGCACGGACCTTTCCCAACCTCCGTGCGGCCGAGGGGTACGTGAAGCGGGCCATCGTGACCCGCACGATCGACAGGGCGCGCTCCCGCAAGCGCGAGAGCGAGCGCACGCTGCTCATGCGGGAGATCGACCTCTCGGCCGGGCCCGAGCAGCTCGCGGTCGACTCTGTGTCGGTGGCCGAGGCGCTGCAGGCGCTGACCCCGCGCGAGAGGGCATGTGTGGTGCTGCGGTACGTCGAGCAGCTCACGACCGCCGAGACCGCGCACCAGCTCGGCCTCGGCGAGGGCAGCGTGAAGCGCTACGTCCACGACGGCTCCAAGAAGCTGAGCAGCCTGCTGGGCGTGGAGGCGATGCCTCCCGAATGGTCGGGAGTCGCGACGGGGGGAGGTGTCGGCCGTGGCTGA